In a genomic window of Equus przewalskii isolate Varuska chromosome 4, EquPr2, whole genome shotgun sequence:
- the MYL7 gene encoding myosin regulatory light chain 2, atrial isoform isoform X3 encodes MASRKAGTRGKAGATKQAQRGSSNVFSMFEQAQIQEFKEAFSCIDQNRDGIICKSDLRETYSQLGKVSVPEEELDAMLQEGKGPINFTVFLTLFGEKLNGTDPEEAILSAFRMFDPSGKGVVNKDEFKQLLLTQADKFSPAEVEQMFALTPMDLAGNIDYKSLCYIITHGDEKEE; translated from the exons ATG GCCAGCAGGAAGGCGGGGACCAGGGGCAAGGCCGGGGCCACCAAGCAGGCCCAACGTGGCTCTTCCAACGTCTTTTCGATGTTCGAGCAAGCCCAGATCCAGGAGTTCAAGGAA GCCTTCAGCTGCATCGACCAGAACCGGGATGGCATCATCTGCAAGTCAGACCTTCGGGAGACCTACTCCCAGCTCG GGAAGGTGAGTGTCCCAGAAGAGGAGCTGGACGCCATGCTGCAGGAGGGGAAGGGCCCCATCAACTTCACCGTCTTCCTCACGCTCTTCGGAGAGAAGCTCAACG GGACAGACCCCGAGGAAGCCATCCTGAGCGCCTTCCGCATGTTTGACCCCAGTGGCAAAGGCGTAGTGAACAAGGATGA GTTCAAGCAGCTTCTCCTGACCCAGGCAGACAAATTCTCTCCGGCTGAG GTGGAGCAGATGTTTGCCCTGACGCCCATGGACCTGGCAGGGAACATCGACTACAAGTCCCTGTGTTACATCATCACCCATGGGGACGAGAAGGAGGAGTGA
- the MYL7 gene encoding myosin regulatory light chain 2, atrial isoform isoform X2 translates to MASRKAGTRGKAGATKQAQRGSSNVFSMFEQAQIQEFKEAFSCIDQNRDGIICKSDLRETYSQLGKVSVPEEELDAMLQEGKGPINFTVFLTLFGEKLNGTDPEEAILSAFRMFDPSGKGVVNKDEFKQLLLTQADKFSPAECLPQVEQMFALTPMDLAGNIDYKSLCYIITHGDEKEE, encoded by the exons ATG GCCAGCAGGAAGGCGGGGACCAGGGGCAAGGCCGGGGCCACCAAGCAGGCCCAACGTGGCTCTTCCAACGTCTTTTCGATGTTCGAGCAAGCCCAGATCCAGGAGTTCAAGGAA GCCTTCAGCTGCATCGACCAGAACCGGGATGGCATCATCTGCAAGTCAGACCTTCGGGAGACCTACTCCCAGCTCG GGAAGGTGAGTGTCCCAGAAGAGGAGCTGGACGCCATGCTGCAGGAGGGGAAGGGCCCCATCAACTTCACCGTCTTCCTCACGCTCTTCGGAGAGAAGCTCAACG GGACAGACCCCGAGGAAGCCATCCTGAGCGCCTTCCGCATGTTTGACCCCAGTGGCAAAGGCGTAGTGAACAAGGATGA GTTCAAGCAGCTTCTCCTGACCCAGGCAGACAAATTCTCTCCGGCTGAG TGCCTCCCCCAGGTGGAGCAGATGTTTGCCCTGACGCCCATGGACCTGGCAGGGAACATCGACTACAAGTCCCTGTGTTACATCATCACCCATGGGGACGAGAAGGAGGAGTGA
- the MYL7 gene encoding myosin regulatory light chain 2, atrial isoform isoform X1 gives MASRKAGTRGKAGATKQAQRGSSNVFSMFEQAQIQEFKEAFSCIDQNRDGIICKSDLRETYSQLGKVSVPEEELDAMLQEGKGPINFTVFLTLFGEKLNGTDPEEAILSAFRMFDPSGKGVVNKDEFKQLLLTQADKFSPAEVTRRLPRPPWLGCAWSQELPQCLPQVEQMFALTPMDLAGNIDYKSLCYIITHGDEKEE, from the exons ATG GCCAGCAGGAAGGCGGGGACCAGGGGCAAGGCCGGGGCCACCAAGCAGGCCCAACGTGGCTCTTCCAACGTCTTTTCGATGTTCGAGCAAGCCCAGATCCAGGAGTTCAAGGAA GCCTTCAGCTGCATCGACCAGAACCGGGATGGCATCATCTGCAAGTCAGACCTTCGGGAGACCTACTCCCAGCTCG GGAAGGTGAGTGTCCCAGAAGAGGAGCTGGACGCCATGCTGCAGGAGGGGAAGGGCCCCATCAACTTCACCGTCTTCCTCACGCTCTTCGGAGAGAAGCTCAACG GGACAGACCCCGAGGAAGCCATCCTGAGCGCCTTCCGCATGTTTGACCCCAGTGGCAAAGGCGTAGTGAACAAGGATGA GTTCAAGCAGCTTCTCCTGACCCAGGCAGACAAATTCTCTCCGGCTGAG GTCACACGCCggctccccaggcctccctggcTGGGCTGTGCCTGGAGCCAGGAGCTCCCCCAGTGCCTCCCCCAGGTGGAGCAGATGTTTGCCCTGACGCCCATGGACCTGGCAGGGAACATCGACTACAAGTCCCTGTGTTACATCATCACCCATGGGGACGAGAAGGAGGAGTGA
- the GCK gene encoding hexokinase-4 isoform X3, whose translation MCSAGLAAVINRMRESRREDVMRITVGVDGSVYKLHPSFKQRFHASVRRLTPNCEITFIESEEGSGRGAALISAVACKKACMLGQ comes from the exons ATGTGCTCCGCGGGGCTGGCGGCCGTCATCAACCGCATGCGCGAGAGCCGCAGGGAGGACGTGATGCGCATCACCGTGGGTGTAGACGGCTCGGTGTACAAGCTGCACCCAAG CTTCAAGCAGCGGTTCCACGCCAGCGTGCGCAGGCTGACGCCCAACTGCGAGATCACCTTCATCGAGTCGGAGGAGGGCAGCGGCCGGGGCGCGGCCCTGATCTCCGCGGTGGCCTGTAAGAAGGCCTGCATGCTGGGCCAGTGA